In bacterium, a single window of DNA contains:
- a CDS encoding PIN domain-containing protein → MRVYFDTSVLVAALVREHPRHERAFARLLRARSGGDRLLTSGHTLAELFAVLTTLPVSPRIAPAAAGRLVRESVEAHADVVALSVADYRETVRRLADLGFCGGIIYDALACQAATRARADLLLTFNLKDFRRVCPEGGLRIEEPC, encoded by the coding sequence GTGAGAGTGTATTTCGACACCTCGGTCCTCGTCGCCGCGCTGGTCCGCGAGCATCCGCGACACGAGCGGGCGTTCGCCCGCCTGCTGCGCGCGAGGTCCGGCGGCGACCGGCTCCTGACCTCGGGCCACACCCTTGCGGAACTCTTCGCCGTGCTCACGACCCTGCCGGTGAGCCCGCGGATCGCTCCGGCCGCCGCGGGCCGGTTGGTCCGGGAGAGTGTCGAGGCGCACGCCGACGTCGTGGCGCTCTCGGTCGCAGACTACCGCGAGACAGTCCGCCGGCTCGCGGACCTCGGCTTCTGCGGCGGCATCATCTACGATGCCCTCGCGTGCCAGGCCGCCACCCGGGCCAGGGCCGACCTGCTCCTGACCTTCAACCTCAAGGACTTCCGGCGGGTCTGCCCCGAGGGCGGGCTGCGGATCGAGGAGCCCTGCTAG
- a CDS encoding AbrB/MazE/SpoVT family DNA-binding domain-containing protein, which produces MKTTLDRFGRVVVPKSLRTRLGLRAGAAVVIEEEGDHLVLRPVAEEPALALRDGILIFTGSAAGDLEAAVNESRGERMRHTSGMASR; this is translated from the coding sequence ATGAAGACGACGCTGGACCGCTTTGGCCGGGTGGTCGTGCCCAAGTCTCTGCGCACGCGGCTCGGGCTTCGCGCCGGGGCGGCCGTCGTGATCGAGGAGGAGGGGGACCATCTCGTGCTGCGGCCGGTGGCCGAGGAACCCGCGCTCGCGCTCAGGGACGGCATCCTGATCTTCACCGGCTCCGCCGCGGGCGACCTGGAGGCGGCCGTGAACGAGTCCCGGGGCGAGCGAATGCGCCACACGTCCGGCATGGCGTCCCGGTGA